A single Lactuca sativa cultivar Salinas chromosome 8, Lsat_Salinas_v11, whole genome shotgun sequence DNA region contains:
- the LOC111882416 gene encoding uncharacterized protein LOC111882416: MDANSAEFEAILKEIERANSSSTSYTKNDDQEWKTVSYKKSRRKPTNKAPENYTDHGSGNGNVFRSIEQQSEDRRRRVVESQKAAAAAIDAAADDAPLRAGDDGDEDGSDVDNLAGRESGKGEVKKSKPKKLKKPKVTVAEAASKINDSDLAVFLVDITESYESQPDIRLMRFADYFGRAFASVNASQFPWMKTLKEASVEKMIDIPLTHISEDVYRTSADWLNHQPVDALGSFVVWSLDNILTDLALHQGGIKGSKKAIQQAPSKSQVAIFVVLAMVLRRKPDVLISLLPIIKEGSKYQGQDKLPVLLWTITQACQGDLVVGLFMWVHLLLPLVNSKSGGNPQSRDLILQLVERIVSSPKARTILVNGAVRKGERVVPPSALELLMRATFPSPSSRVKATERFEAVYPLLKEVALAVAPGSKAMKQLTHQLLPIAAKAAAQGNSAMASEASDIFLWCLTQNPDCYKQWDDIYLNSLEASIVVLRKLSDEWKIYSVKHSSLEPLKATMKSFKEKNEKALASGSSVSEALVKETDKYAKMILSKFSRGNHCLKATAFLTITMAVGVAFIIKDPTVWNLKQLADFDFSHTFTSLSH, from the exons ATGGACGCAAATTCAGCAGAATTTGAAGCGATTTTGAAGGAAATAGAGCGTGCTAATAGCAGTAGCACAAGCTACACCAAAAACGACGATCAAGAATGGAAAACAGTATCGTATAAGAAATCGAGACGTAAACCCACTAATAAAGCTCCTGAAAATTACACCGATCACGGCTCCGGAAACGGTAACGTTTTCCGGTCGATCGAACAACAATCGGAGGATCGTCGACGAAGAGTAGTTGAATCTCAAAAGGCTGCCGCCGCTGCCATTGATGCAGCAGCTGATGATGCTCCTCTTCGCGCCGGAGATGATGGCGATGAAGACGGCAGTGATGTGGATAACTTGGCCGGACGTGAGAGCGGGAAGGGGGAGGTGAAGAAGAGTAAACCTAAGAAATTGAAAAAACCTAAAGTTACTGTTGCGGAGGCTGCATCGAAGATTAATGATTCTGATCTGGCCGTTTTTCTTGTTGATATAACG GAATCGTATGAATCACAACCAGACATACGGCTAATGAGGTTCGCCGACTATTTTGGTCGAGCATTTGCTTCCGTGAACGCGTCTCAGTTCCCATGGATGAAAACTCTCAAGGAGGCTTCCGTCGAGAAGATGATTGAT ATCCCTTTAACACATATTTCTGAAGATGTTTATAGGACATCAGCAGACTGGCTTAACCACCAACCTGTCGATGCTCTTGGGTCCTTTGTTGTGTGGTCCTTAGATAACATACTCACAGACCTGGCTCTCCATCAAGGGGGTATCAAGGGTTCAAAGAAGGCGATTCAGCAAGCACCTTCAAAATCTCAG GTTGCCATATTTGTGGTTCTAGCAATGGTACTAAGGCGTAAGCCTGATGTTTTAATCAGCCTTCTTCCAATAATAAAAGAGGGTTCTAAATATCAAGGGCAAGATAAGCTTCCAGTCCTATTGTGGACTATCACACAG GCTTGTCAAGGTGACCTAGTTGTGGGGCTTTTCATGTGGGTGCATTTGCTCTTGCCATTAGTCAACAGTAAATCAGGTGGTAATCCTCAATCCAGAGACCTTATTTTGCAGTTGGTTGAGAG GATTGTATCTTCTCCTAAAGCTCGTACAATTTTAGTCAATGGTGCTGTGAGAAAGGGGGAGCGTGTGGTCCCACCTTCAGCTCTTGAGCTTCTTATGAGAGCTACCTTCCCTTCTCCTTCATCTCGTGTCAAG GCAACTGAGAGATTTGAAGCAGTGTATCCCCTTTTGAAGGAGGTTGCTCTTGCTGTTGCCCCTGGAAGTAAAGCTATGAAGCAACTTACACACCAATTATTACCTATTGCTGCAAAAGCTGCTGCTCAAG GCAACTCTGCTATGGCAAGTGAAGCTAGCGACATATTCCTATGGTGTTTGACTCAAAATCCAGACTGTTACAAGCAATGG GATGACATTTATCTCAATAGCCTTGAAGCTAGTATCGTTGTTCTAAGAAAGCTGTCTGATGAGTGGAAGATTTACTCTGTTAAGCATTCGAGTCTTGAACCTTTAAAAGCAACCATGAAGAGCTTTAAAGAAAAG AATGAGAAGGCATTAGCTAGTGGAAGTAGTGTCAGCGAAGCATTGGTGAAAGAGACAGACAAGTATGCCAAGATGATACTATCCAAATTCTCACGTGGGAATCATTGCTTGAAGGCTACAGCATTCCTCACCATTACAATGGCTGTGGGTGTAGCCTTTATTATCAAAGACCCTACAGTCTGGAACTTGAAACAACTCgctgattttgacttttctcATACTTTTACTTCCCTCTCTCATTAA